From Actinoplanes oblitus, a single genomic window includes:
- a CDS encoding trypsin-like peptidase domain-containing protein codes for MRRKTAIVVGACAALVLAGVAGAMTAKHGDDGPVGTWQQAPGVPRTPVAAALPSGATVAVRSADPPAPRRASPTASPSAVRATSASPAPESSHKTDKSPARAERVLESAGVAPVRQRVGELLHVGKLLGYLAGPSRQTFRYPGASYVKLHFARMAMLPGDYVTVSSADGTESYRYAAKNGGKWAMSITGDTAIVEIHRALDPLGLRTALEGLGVRVDRVARGFSRTEQARVPEPAGGRTGRTGREESVCGSDTSIDAVCYQSADPVAYIKSKAIARLLINGTELCTGWRVGPKNRMLTNNHCLTTSEEAYDTEVWFNYQCAKCRGDDVFKPTKVWGDQVVSTDHVLDYTLFSVDGFDDVAKFGYLTLDTARPAKGTELYVPQHPAGEPTRIAGAKGEKAGNCAVDNPDYTGYAAHSDVSYFCDTAGGSSGSPVLSRKTNKVVALHHFGGCPNSGVRGDLLATKLRAYL; via the coding sequence ATGCGACGCAAGACAGCGATCGTCGTCGGAGCATGCGCCGCCCTCGTGCTGGCCGGGGTGGCCGGCGCGATGACGGCGAAGCACGGCGACGACGGTCCGGTCGGGACCTGGCAGCAGGCGCCCGGGGTGCCGCGTACGCCGGTGGCGGCCGCGCTGCCGTCGGGCGCGACGGTCGCCGTGCGGTCGGCTGATCCGCCGGCGCCGCGTCGGGCCTCGCCCACCGCCTCGCCGTCCGCCGTCCGCGCCACATCCGCCTCACCCGCCCCGGAATCCTCCCACAAAACGGACAAATCTCCGGCACGTGCGGAGCGTGTCCTGGAGTCGGCCGGGGTGGCGCCCGTGCGGCAGCGGGTGGGAGAGCTGCTCCACGTCGGCAAGCTGCTCGGCTACCTGGCCGGGCCGTCGCGGCAGACCTTCCGGTATCCGGGGGCGTCCTACGTCAAGCTGCACTTCGCCCGGATGGCCATGCTGCCGGGGGACTATGTCACCGTCTCCAGCGCGGACGGCACCGAGTCCTACCGCTATGCGGCGAAAAATGGTGGTAAATGGGCGATGTCGATCACGGGGGACACCGCGATCGTCGAGATCCATCGGGCGCTGGACCCGCTCGGGCTGCGTACCGCCCTGGAGGGGCTGGGTGTGCGGGTGGACCGGGTGGCGCGGGGGTTCAGTCGTACCGAACAGGCCCGGGTCCCCGAGCCGGCCGGCGGCCGGACCGGCCGGACCGGCCGCGAGGAGTCGGTCTGCGGCAGCGACACCTCCATCGACGCGGTCTGCTACCAGTCCGCGGACCCGGTCGCCTACATCAAGTCGAAGGCGATCGCCCGGCTGCTAATCAACGGGACCGAGCTGTGCACCGGCTGGCGGGTCGGCCCGAAGAACCGGATGCTCACCAACAACCACTGCCTGACCACCTCGGAGGAGGCGTACGACACCGAGGTGTGGTTCAACTACCAGTGCGCCAAGTGCCGTGGCGACGACGTGTTCAAGCCGACCAAGGTGTGGGGTGACCAGGTGGTCTCCACCGACCACGTGCTGGACTACACGCTGTTCAGCGTCGACGGCTTCGACGACGTGGCGAAATTCGGCTACCTCACGCTGGACACCGCGCGGCCGGCCAAGGGGACCGAGCTCTACGTGCCGCAGCACCCGGCCGGCGAGCCGACCCGGATCGCCGGGGCCAAGGGGGAGAAGGCCGGCAACTGCGCTGTCGACAACCCGGACTACACCGGGTACGCCGCGCACTCCGACGTCTCGTACTTCTGTGACACGGCCGGCGGCTCGTCCGGCTCGCCGGTGCTGTCCCGCAAGACCAACAAGGTGGTGGCGCTGCACCACTTCGGCGGTTGCCCCAATTCGGGGGTTCGTGGTGACCTGCTGGCCACGAAGTTGCGCGCGTACCTTTAA
- a CDS encoding DeoR/GlpR family DNA-binding transcription regulator, translating to MDRYARWNALLELLTESGRVTVEEAAERLDVSQATIRRDFDQLAQQQMITRTRGGAVANGVSYDLPLRYKSAKHSAEKQRIGEAAAQLVSPGAVVGLNGGTTITEVARALAVRPDLNAVGEGSQLTVVTNALNIANELLLRSRMKIVVAGGVVRPQSFEVVGPLGGALLKEVTLDIALLGVDALDVELGAASHHEGEAAMNSLMVARAKRVVVIADSSKLGSHAFARICPITQVETLVTDSGATPATIAAFREAGVEVICA from the coding sequence GTGGACCGGTACGCGCGGTGGAATGCCCTGCTGGAGCTACTCACGGAGAGCGGCCGGGTGACCGTCGAGGAGGCCGCCGAGCGCCTGGACGTCTCCCAGGCGACCATCCGGCGGGACTTCGATCAGCTCGCTCAGCAGCAGATGATCACTCGCACCCGGGGCGGTGCGGTGGCCAACGGTGTCTCCTACGACCTGCCGTTGCGCTACAAGAGCGCCAAGCATTCGGCGGAGAAGCAGCGGATCGGCGAAGCTGCCGCCCAACTGGTCAGCCCGGGTGCCGTGGTGGGCCTGAACGGCGGCACCACGATCACCGAGGTGGCCCGGGCCCTGGCGGTACGGCCGGACCTGAACGCCGTCGGTGAGGGTTCCCAGCTCACCGTGGTCACCAACGCCCTGAACATCGCCAACGAACTGCTGCTCCGTTCCCGGATGAAGATCGTGGTGGCCGGTGGCGTGGTGCGCCCGCAGTCCTTCGAGGTGGTCGGCCCGCTCGGCGGGGCGCTGCTCAAGGAGGTGACGCTGGACATCGCGCTGCTCGGCGTCGACGCGCTGGACGTGGAGCTGGGCGCCGCCTCGCACCACGAGGGCGAGGCGGCGATGAACAGCCTGATGGTGGCCCGGGCCAAGCGGGTCGTGGTGATCGCCGACTCGTCGAAGCTGGGCAGTCACGCGTTCGCCCGGATCTGCCCGATCACCCAGGTGGAGACCCTGGTGACCGACTCCGGTGCCACCCCCGCGACGATCGCGGCCTTCCGGGAGGCCGGGGTCGAAGTGATCTGTGCCTGA
- a CDS encoding SIS domain-containing protein — MTHVKAEIASQPDCWRQAAKLASSPGLPARGERVAVVGCGTSWFMAKSYAVLREQAGHGETDAFQASDFPYGRRYDRLIAITRSGTTTETLDVMRAVGEQTPVTVITADPAQPAVDVAGHAVVLDFADEQSVVQTRFATSTLALLRAHLGQDMDTVAMDAEVAVRLPLPVHPALTDQITFLGRGWTVGLAEEAALKCRETAGFWTESYPAMDYRHGPISIAGPRRVVWAFGEVPPGLADEVEARGAAFVHSRHHGGYASLGRWVGGRAPLDPMADLVLAQRVAVLLATTQGLDPDNPSGLSRSIVLPDSLS; from the coding sequence ATGACGCACGTAAAGGCGGAGATCGCCAGCCAACCGGACTGCTGGCGGCAAGCGGCCAAACTGGCCTCGTCGCCGGGACTGCCGGCCCGCGGTGAGCGCGTCGCCGTGGTCGGCTGCGGCACCTCCTGGTTCATGGCCAAGTCCTACGCGGTGCTGCGGGAGCAGGCCGGGCACGGCGAGACCGACGCCTTCCAGGCCTCCGACTTCCCGTACGGGCGCCGCTACGACCGGCTGATCGCGATCACCCGATCCGGTACCACCACCGAGACCCTGGACGTGATGCGCGCCGTCGGCGAGCAGACCCCGGTCACCGTGATCACCGCCGACCCGGCGCAGCCGGCCGTCGACGTGGCCGGGCACGCCGTGGTGCTGGACTTCGCCGACGAGCAGTCGGTGGTGCAGACCCGGTTCGCCACCAGCACGCTCGCCCTGCTCCGGGCGCACCTGGGCCAGGACATGGACACCGTGGCGATGGACGCCGAGGTGGCCGTGCGGCTGCCGCTGCCGGTGCACCCGGCGCTCACCGACCAGATCACCTTCCTGGGCCGCGGCTGGACCGTCGGGCTGGCCGAGGAGGCCGCCCTGAAGTGCCGGGAGACGGCCGGGTTCTGGACCGAGTCGTACCCGGCGATGGACTACCGGCACGGCCCGATCTCGATCGCCGGCCCGCGCCGGGTGGTGTGGGCGTTCGGCGAGGTGCCGCCCGGCCTGGCCGACGAGGTCGAGGCGCGCGGCGCCGCCTTCGTGCACAGCCGGCACCACGGCGGGTACGCCTCGCTGGGCCGCTGGGTCGGCGGGCGCGCCCCGCTCGACCCGATGGCCGACCTGGTCCTCGCGCAGCGGGTGGCGGTGCTGCTGGCCACCACCCAGGGCCTGGACCCGGACAACCCGAGCGGCCTGTCCCGCTCCATCGTGCTGCCCGACTCGCTGTCGTGA
- a CDS encoding MarR family winged helix-turn-helix transcriptional regulator has protein sequence MAVSNEPDLPDVAEQLRQAIGRLVRTTRAHADSLPRTHAETMGYLSREGPRTIGELAALRRVSHQSMSRTIGELEKLGFVSRAPNPADARGFVITLTAPGEEALDHDRAARREWVASRIASSLTPDEQRLLAAIPALLDRLSGTAGR, from the coding sequence ATGGCCGTGAGCAACGAACCCGATCTACCGGACGTCGCCGAGCAACTGCGGCAGGCGATCGGCAGGCTGGTGCGCACCACCCGGGCGCACGCCGACTCGCTGCCGCGCACGCACGCCGAGACGATGGGCTATCTCAGCCGCGAGGGTCCACGCACCATCGGCGAGTTGGCCGCGCTGCGCCGGGTCAGCCACCAGAGCATGAGCCGCACCATCGGCGAGCTGGAGAAACTCGGGTTCGTCAGCCGCGCCCCCAACCCGGCCGACGCCCGCGGTTTTGTGATCACCCTGACCGCACCGGGCGAGGAGGCGCTCGACCACGACCGAGCCGCCCGCCGGGAGTGGGTCGCCTCCCGCATAGCCAGCAGCCTCACCCCGGACGAGCAGCGCCTGCTCGCCGCGATCCCCGCCCTGCTCGACCGGCTCTCCGGCACCGCCGGCCGGTGA
- a CDS encoding ROK family protein — MKCALVRPDGVVHHEERHPTLAARGPAAVTENILSVAEGLAGRARADGLTPVAAGIAVPGVVDETTGVAVWSANVGFRDVPLRDLAAGRLGLPAALGHDVRVGALAEARLGAGRGRRHVLFVAIGTGIAGGLVVDGSGYSGAHGAAGEIGHVTVRAGGTPCGCGLRGCLEAEASAKAIGRRYAELSGNPDATAFDVATRAAAGEELAGQVWRDAVEALADGLLTAQALYDVGVVVLGGGLAEAGDRLLLPVRDAFARRVTFHRTPEIVRAELGDTAGCLGAALLALDSLGTPA, encoded by the coding sequence ATGAAGTGCGCCCTGGTCCGCCCGGACGGCGTGGTGCACCACGAGGAACGCCACCCGACCCTGGCCGCCCGGGGCCCGGCCGCGGTCACCGAGAACATCCTGTCGGTCGCCGAGGGACTGGCCGGCAGGGCGCGGGCGGACGGGCTCACCCCGGTGGCGGCCGGCATCGCGGTGCCCGGGGTGGTCGACGAGACCACCGGGGTGGCGGTCTGGTCGGCGAACGTGGGCTTCCGCGACGTACCGTTGCGCGACCTCGCCGCCGGCCGCCTGGGCCTGCCCGCGGCCCTCGGCCACGACGTGCGGGTCGGCGCCCTCGCCGAGGCCCGCCTCGGCGCCGGGCGCGGCCGGCGGCACGTGCTGTTCGTGGCGATCGGCACCGGCATCGCCGGTGGCCTGGTGGTGGACGGCTCCGGCTACTCCGGCGCGCACGGCGCGGCCGGCGAGATCGGACACGTCACGGTCCGGGCCGGCGGCACCCCGTGCGGCTGCGGCCTGCGCGGCTGCCTGGAGGCGGAGGCCTCGGCCAAGGCGATCGGGCGCCGGTACGCCGAGCTGTCCGGCAACCCCGACGCCACCGCCTTCGACGTGGCCACCCGGGCCGCGGCCGGCGAGGAACTGGCCGGGCAGGTGTGGCGGGACGCGGTCGAGGCGCTCGCCGACGGCCTGCTCACCGCGCAGGCGCTCTACGACGTCGGCGTGGTGGTGCTCGGCGGCGGGCTGGCCGAGGCCGGCGACCGGCTGCTGCTGCCGGTCCGCGACGCGTTCGCCAGGCGGGTCACCTTCCACCGCACCCCCGAGATCGTCCGGGCCGAGCTGGGCGACACCGCCGGCTGCCTGGGCGCCGCCCTGCTCGCCCTCGACTCCCTGGGGACCCCCGCATGA
- a CDS encoding MBL fold metallo-hydrolase: MELTKFGHACVRLERDGRRLVIDPGGLTSEDALAGADAVLITHEHFDHFSPEKLAAALAANPALRVWTNESVARAFDGDPARVHVVGEGDTFTANGFEIRAYGRWHAELHPDIPRVPNVGYLIDEAVFHPGDALTVPDVAVRTLLLPVHGPWSRVADLIDWVREVKPERAIGVHDGALNSLGVTMLGNFLGEQGPAPTGAPYVHLAPGHSQTVS; encoded by the coding sequence ATGGAACTGACCAAGTTCGGCCATGCCTGCGTGCGGCTGGAGCGCGACGGCCGCCGGCTGGTGATCGACCCGGGCGGGCTCACCTCGGAGGACGCGCTGGCCGGGGCCGACGCGGTTTTGATCACGCATGAGCACTTCGACCACTTCAGCCCGGAGAAGCTGGCGGCGGCGCTGGCGGCGAACCCAGCCCTGCGGGTGTGGACCAACGAGTCGGTGGCCCGGGCCTTCGACGGTGATCCGGCGCGGGTACACGTGGTCGGCGAGGGCGACACCTTCACCGCGAACGGGTTCGAGATCCGCGCCTACGGCCGCTGGCACGCCGAACTGCACCCGGACATCCCGCGCGTGCCGAACGTCGGCTACCTGATCGACGAGGCGGTCTTCCACCCCGGCGACGCGCTCACCGTGCCTGATGTCGCGGTGCGCACCCTGCTCCTGCCGGTGCACGGCCCGTGGTCCCGGGTCGCCGATCTGATCGACTGGGTCCGCGAGGTCAAGCCGGAGCGGGCGATCGGGGTGCACGACGGTGCCCTGAACTCGCTCGGGGTCACCATGCTGGGCAATTTTCTGGGTGAGCAGGGGCCGGCTCCGACCGGGGCACCCTATGTGCACCTAGCGCCGGGACATTCCCAGACCGTGTCCTGA
- the nagA gene encoding N-acetylglucosamine-6-phosphate deacetylase, translating into MTRISGRIVTPSAIVTGHLDIADGLITAITPDDTAGDDVIVPGFIDLHCHGGGGHTFTTGDPAAARGAAAFHRSHGTTTMLASLVSSPFELMRSATLAYKPLVDEGVLAGIHFEGPYLSATRCGAQNPAYLRDPVPAEITEVIKIGEGSVRMMTVAPELDGALAAISQLRDAGVLAAIGHTDASYEQVHAGVAAGATVATHLFNGMRPVHHREPGPIVGLLSSTATVELIADNIHLHPGALAFAAGTAGPARAVLITDAMDATGMPDGEYDLGGQAVVVADRVARLARDGAIAGSTLTMDVALRNAVAAGLPLQSAVAMSATTPARLLGLTDRGALEPGLRADVVLLDADLSLKQVFAA; encoded by the coding sequence ATGACCCGCATCTCCGGCCGGATCGTCACCCCGTCCGCGATCGTCACCGGTCACCTCGACATCGCCGACGGCCTGATCACCGCGATCACCCCGGACGACACGGCCGGCGACGACGTGATCGTGCCCGGCTTCATCGACCTGCACTGTCACGGCGGCGGCGGGCACACGTTCACCACCGGTGACCCGGCGGCGGCCCGCGGCGCGGCGGCGTTCCACCGCTCGCACGGCACCACCACGATGCTGGCCAGCCTGGTCAGCTCGCCGTTCGAACTGATGCGCTCGGCGACTCTGGCCTACAAGCCGCTGGTCGACGAGGGGGTCCTGGCCGGGATCCACTTCGAGGGGCCGTACCTCTCCGCCACCCGCTGCGGCGCGCAGAACCCGGCATACCTGCGCGACCCGGTGCCCGCCGAGATCACCGAAGTGATCAAAATCGGCGAGGGCAGCGTGCGGATGATGACCGTAGCCCCCGAACTCGACGGCGCCCTGGCCGCGATCAGCCAGCTTCGCGACGCCGGCGTGCTGGCCGCCATCGGGCACACCGACGCCTCCTACGAGCAGGTGCACGCCGGCGTCGCGGCCGGCGCGACGGTGGCGACCCACCTCTTCAACGGCATGCGCCCGGTGCACCACCGCGAGCCGGGCCCGATCGTCGGCCTGCTCTCCTCGACCGCGACCGTCGAACTGATCGCCGACAACATCCACCTGCACCCCGGCGCGCTGGCCTTCGCCGCCGGGACCGCCGGCCCGGCCCGGGCCGTCCTGATCACCGACGCGATGGACGCCACCGGCATGCCCGACGGCGAATACGACCTCGGTGGCCAGGCCGTCGTGGTAGCCGACCGCGTCGCCCGCCTGGCCCGCGACGGCGCGATCGCCGGCAGCACCCTGACCATGGACGTGGCCCTGCGCAACGCGGTCGCCGCCGGCCTGCCCCTGCAGTCCGCGGTAGCGATGTCCGCGACGACACCGGCCCGCTTGCTGGGCCTCACCGACCGCGGCGCCCTGGAACCGGGCCTGCGCGCCGACGTTGTCCTGCTGGATGCGGATTTGTCGCTCAAGCAGGTATTTGCCGCCTGA
- a CDS encoding phosphatase PAP2 family protein produces MIQRRVLSWWPDLLLLAAFGALTVALIDGHLLGLDERVAAWSLAHQPAVPYWTARALNYLGQGGQVLTPVALILTGLLVRRTHSLRAALPGIAAYVVTFLTIGPMKIFFDRAAPRYTGPDKVEMFNAVASGKLSMSYPSGHLGNSLVWYAVFAILAAALLGRALTGWEFFAIRVLPVAIVFVTTVYTGFHWLTDSIAGLLLGLLLARLLDRIPWDRIPLPAPRGWNGPAFSASR; encoded by the coding sequence ATGATCCAACGCCGCGTCCTGTCCTGGTGGCCCGACCTTCTGCTGCTCGCGGCGTTCGGGGCACTGACCGTGGCGTTGATCGACGGCCACCTGCTGGGGCTCGACGAGCGGGTGGCCGCGTGGTCGCTGGCACATCAGCCGGCGGTGCCGTACTGGACCGCGCGGGCGCTCAACTATCTGGGGCAGGGCGGTCAGGTGCTCACCCCGGTGGCACTGATCCTGACCGGGCTGCTCGTGCGGCGGACGCACTCGCTGCGGGCGGCCCTGCCGGGCATCGCCGCCTACGTCGTGACATTTCTGACGATCGGGCCGATGAAGATCTTTTTCGACCGGGCCGCGCCGCGATACACCGGCCCGGACAAGGTCGAGATGTTCAATGCGGTGGCCAGCGGCAAGCTGAGCATGAGCTACCCGTCCGGGCACCTGGGCAACTCGCTGGTCTGGTACGCGGTCTTCGCGATCCTGGCGGCTGCCCTGCTGGGCCGAGCCCTGACTGGGTGGGAGTTCTTCGCCATCCGGGTCCTGCCGGTCGCGATCGTCTTCGTCACCACCGTCTACACCGGTTTCCACTGGCTCACCGACTCGATCGCCGGGCTGCTGCTCGGCCTCCTCCTGGCCCGCCTCCTCGACCGCATCCCGTGGGACCGGATCCCCCTGCCCGCCCCGCGCGGCTGGAACGGTCCCGCCTTCTCGGCCTCTCGCTGA
- a CDS encoding DUF4032 domain-containing protein: MRITSALIDPALLDLPWHVPLEDWPADHLVALPQGISRHVVRFVKLNDVVYAMKETRERIAEKEYDLLRALERIDFPAVQAVAIATDRQTLAGEPLETVLVTRHLQFSLPYRALFSRVLRPDTMNRLLDALAALVVRMHLTGFSWGDCSLSNTLFRRDAGAFAAYLVDAETGNLYPKLSEGQRSEDIEILRLNIFGECLDLQAAELLHESIDPEKVVDDIVGRYERLWHEVTYEQEVARDARHHIERRIRRLNEMGFDVAEVSMSTVDDGYRVRPKVVDAGYHTRRLMRLTGLDAEENQARQLLNDLDTYRAESALTDEQQAAHRWLTEVFEPVVRAVPPALRRKLEPQEIFSQIIQHKWLLSERAGRDVGMAPAVQSYLTEVLVNKPDEQAVLGVDADELSV, from the coding sequence GTGCGCATCACCTCCGCCCTCATCGACCCCGCGCTGCTGGACCTGCCGTGGCACGTGCCGCTGGAGGACTGGCCGGCGGATCACCTGGTCGCCCTGCCGCAGGGCATCTCCCGGCACGTCGTGCGCTTCGTCAAGCTCAACGACGTGGTCTACGCGATGAAGGAGACCAGGGAGCGGATCGCGGAGAAGGAGTACGACCTGCTCCGCGCGCTGGAGCGGATCGACTTCCCGGCCGTGCAGGCGGTCGCCATCGCCACCGACCGGCAGACCCTGGCGGGCGAGCCGCTGGAGACCGTGCTGGTCACCAGGCACCTCCAGTTCTCGCTGCCCTATCGCGCGCTGTTCTCCCGGGTGCTCCGGCCGGACACCATGAACCGGCTGCTCGACGCCCTCGCCGCGCTCGTCGTCCGGATGCACCTGACCGGCTTTTCCTGGGGCGACTGCTCGCTCTCCAACACGCTGTTCCGCCGGGACGCGGGCGCCTTCGCCGCCTACCTGGTGGACGCCGAGACCGGGAACCTCTACCCGAAACTCTCCGAGGGCCAGCGCAGCGAGGACATCGAGATCCTCCGGCTGAACATCTTCGGCGAGTGCCTCGACCTGCAGGCCGCCGAGCTGCTGCACGAGTCGATCGACCCGGAGAAGGTGGTCGACGACATCGTCGGGCGCTACGAGCGGCTGTGGCACGAGGTGACCTATGAGCAGGAGGTCGCCAGGGACGCCCGGCACCACATCGAGCGCCGCATCCGCCGGCTCAACGAGATGGGCTTCGACGTCGCCGAGGTGTCCATGTCGACGGTGGACGACGGCTACCGGGTGCGTCCCAAGGTCGTCGACGCCGGTTACCACACCCGCCGGCTGATGCGCCTGACCGGCCTCGACGCCGAGGAGAACCAGGCCCGGCAGCTGCTCAACGACCTGGACACCTACCGCGCGGAGAGCGCGCTGACCGACGAGCAGCAGGCCGCGCACCGATGGCTGACCGAGGTCTTCGAGCCGGTGGTCCGCGCCGTCCCGCCCGCGCTGCGGCGGAAACTGGAGCCGCAGGAGATCTTCTCCCAGATCATCCAGCACAAGTGGCTGCTCTCCGAGCGCGCCGGCCGCGACGTCGGGATGGCCCCGGCGGTCCAGTCGTACCTGACCGAGGTGCTGGTCAACAAGCCGGACGAGCAGGCGGTGCTCGGCGTCGACGCCGACGAGCTGTCGGTCTAG